A region of Arabidopsis thaliana chromosome 5, partial sequence DNA encodes the following proteins:
- a CDS encoding Rab3 GTPase-activating protein catalytic subunit (unknown protein; FUNCTIONS IN: molecular_function unknown; INVOLVED IN: biological_process unknown; LOCATED IN: cellular_component unknown; EXPRESSED IN: 24 plant structures; EXPRESSED DURING: 15 growth stages; BEST Arabidopsis thaliana protein match is: unknown protein (TAIR:AT5G58510.1).), with the protein MAAPFYDENFYILKAKQEQEAKASDVGCMVESLNAVDANSIPLASVVKQLAVAIEAGKRAKNVKDFVASSGSSSPVRERGGLSLSAVKSLVLGEKEDKLGFDSGDEDKLVSLINALFNVDSGFLSRKIVSDLESPTNRSSFAKDLHAAPPSSFVVKLAEVIGSFTTPRRMALFWCRVVEELRRFWNEEKHIPWIPLDNNPDLKSCLLHQWLQVINCCLARKARNVAASEALDAVMRQASSANEKSDVSESMGSLLYAKSNSGELILRLGVYNQVENLTMLETGEPVYSPITQEGPLLTEDLIRETEELVLRTGSMGAGCSQLLSDMQAFKAANPGCILEDFVRWHSPPDWTENGNMSGDDSSPVRGQLSTRMQKEGNLWRELWETAKPLPAVKQAPLFDEDLAVEGILNYLEDIPAAELFEQLFTSLVSLGFVMVEPVLATNDDLSKLFFECKDYVVAICQGGAWTDKLDDLCQVYETVETMLLRPEEVLRSMKQTEESPSSGSETKRRFKRLGFIFRGSKERKQTRVPSETEQKSTEPSPRQSFSSLFDGKSSLFSKRPPRPENVTLV; encoded by the exons ATGGCTGCCCCTTTCTATGACGagaatttttatattcttaaagcaaagcaagaacaagaagccAAG GCATCTGATGTCGGCTGCATGGTAGAATCTCTAAATGCGGTTGATGCGAACAGCATTCCTCTGGCATCCGTTGTGAAGCAGCTGGCTGTAGCAATCGA agCAGGAAAAAGGGCTAAGAATGTGAAAGACTTTGTTGCATCATCTGGAAGTTCATCACCAGTGAGGGAGAGGGGAGGCTTGAGCCTCTCTGCGGTGAAATCACTGGTTCTTGGTGAAAAAGAGGATAAGCTTGGTTTTGATTCAGGAGATGAGGATAAACTTGTGTCTCTAATAAATGCCTTGTTTAATGTTG ataGTGGCTTTCTCAGCAGAAAGATTGTCTCTGATTTGGAGTCTCCGACCAACAGATCATCTTTTGCAAAAGATCTTCATGCTGCTCCCCCTAGTAGTTTTGTTGTTAAGCTAGCTGAAGTAATTGGAAGTTTTACAACACCCAGGAGAATGGCTTTGTTCTGGTGCAGGGTGGTTGAAGAA TTGAGGAGATTTTGGAACGAAGAGAAACACATACCATGGATACCTCTGGACAATAATCCAGATTTGAAAAGTTGCCTACTGCACCAATGGTTACAGGTTATAAACTGTTGTCTTGCCAGGAAAGCCCGCAACGTAGCTGCTTCCGAAGCATTAGATGCGGTAATGAGGCAAGCCAGTTCTGCCAATGAAAAGTCAGACGTTTCAGAATCAATGGGTTCTCTTTTGTATGCTAAAAGTAACTCCGGGGAACTTATACTCCGTTTGGGCGTTTATAACCAAGTTGAGAACTTAACAATGTTGGAAACTGGTGAACCTGTGTATTCCCCAATAACACAG GAAGGTCCGCTGTTGACGGAAGATCTTAttagagaaacagaggaattagTACTTCGGACAGGGAG CATGGGGGCTGGATGTTCTCAACTCTTGTCTGACATGCAGGCTTTCAAG GCAGCAAATCCTGGCTGTATTTTGGAAGATTTTGTGAGATGGCACTCGCCACCAGACTGGACTGAAAATGGTAACATGTCTGGAGATGACTCTTCACCCGTTCGAGGTCAATTAAGTACCCGGATGCAGAAAGAAG gtAATTTATGGCGTGAGCTGTGGGAAACAGCTAAACCACTCCCTGCTGTTAAACAAGCACCTCTCTTTGATGAAGATTTAGCTGT AGAAGGAATCTTGAATTATTTGGAAGACATTCCAGCTGCTGAACTTTTTGAGCAGCTGTTTACTTCGCTA gTTTCCCTGGGGTTTGTGATGGTGGAGCCAGTTTTAGCTACAAACGATGACTTGTCAAAGCTTTTCTTTGAATGCAAGGATTATGTAGTCGCTATTTGTCAGGGGGGCGCATGGACCGATAAGCTTGATGATCTATGCCAG GTATACGAGACCGTGGAAACAATGTTATTACGTCCAGAAGAAGTTTTGAGATCAATGAAACAAACAGAGGAGTCGCCATCAAGTGGCAGCGAAACGAAACGGCGGTTTAAGCGGCTAGGTTTCATCTTTCGTGGtagtaaagaaagaaagcagaCAAGAGTTCCATCAGAAACTGAACAGAAAAGCACCGAACCTAGCCCACGCCAATCATTCTCTAGTCTTTTTGATGGCAAGTCGTCTCTGTTTTCAAAGAGACCTCCTAGACCTGAAAATGTGACGCTTGTCTGA
- a CDS encoding Dihydrolipoamide succinyltransferase, with product MMLRAVFRRASIRGSSSASGLGKSLQSSRVAVSAQFHSVSATETLVPRGNHAHSFHHRSCPGCPDCSRTIINGYQGTALQRWVRPFSSDSGDVVEAVVPHMGESITDGTLAAFLKKPGDRVEADEAIAQIETDKVTIDIASPASGVIQEFLVKEGDTVEPGNKVARISTSADAVSHVAPSEKAPEKPAPKPSPPAEKPKVESTKVAEKPKAPSPPPPPPSKQSAKEPQLPPKDRERRVPMTRLRKRVATRLKDSQNTFALLTTFNEVDMTNLMKLRSQYKDAFLEKHGVKLGLMSGFIKAAVSALQHQPVVNAVIDGDDIIYRDYVDISIAVGTSKGLVVPVIRDADKMNFADIEKTINGLAKKATEGTISIDEMAGGSFTVSNGGVYGSLISTPIINPPQSAILGMHSIVQRPMVVGGSVVPRPMMYVALTYDHRLIDGREAVYFLRRIKDVVEDPQRLLLDI from the exons ATGATGTTGCGTGCTGTTTTTAGGAGAGCTTCCATTAGAggctcttcttctgcttcg gGATTGGGAAAATCATTGCAATCCTCTCGTGTTGCAGTGTCTGCTCAATTTCATTCTGTTTCAGCAACAGAG ACGTTGGTGCCTCGTGGAAACCATGCTCATAGCTTCCATCACCGTTCTTGTCCAG GGTGTCCAGACTGTTCAAG GACTATTATCAACGGTTACCAAGGCACAGCCCTGCAAAGATGGGTCAGGCCCTTTTCATCTGATAGTG GGGATGTCGTGGAAGCTGTTGTGCCACACATGGGTGAATCAATCACTGATGGCACCCTAGCCGCCTTTCTGAAGA AACCTGGCGATAGAGTAGAAGCTGATGAGGCTATTGCACAAATTGAAACTGACAAG GTTACAATAGATATTGCTAGCCCAGCAAGTGGTGTGATCCAAGAG tTTCTAGTCAAGGAAGGAGATACTGTTGAACCAGGAAACAAGGTTGCAAGAATTTCTACATCTGCGGATGCTGTGTCTCATGTGGCACCCTCAGAAAAGGCACCAGAGAAACCTGCTCCCAAGCCTTCTCCTCCTGCTGAGAAGCCCAAAGTTGAAAGTACCAAAGTTGCAGAGAAACCCAAGGCACCATCACCGCCACCTCCACCGCCATCCAAACAGTCAGCTAAAGAACCGCAGCTTCCACCTAAGGATAGGGAAAGACGG GTTCCTATGACAAGACTTCGCAAACGGGTGGCAACTAGGTTGAAAGACTCTCAGAACACTTTTGCGTTGCTGACAACTTTCAATGAAGTTGATAT GACTAATCTGATGAAGCTCCGATCTCAGTACAAGGATGCTTTTCTTGAAAAGCACGGAGTGAAGTTGGGGCTTATGTCTGGTTTCATTAAG GCTGCTGTTAGTGCCCTCCAGCACCAACCTGTAGTAAATGCAGTTATCGATGGAGATGATATCATTTACAGAGACTACGTGGATATCAGTATCGCTGTTGGTACCTCTAAG GGTCTTGTAGTTCCAGTCATAAGAGATGCTGACAAAATGAACTTTGCTGACatagagaaaacaataaaCGGTCTCGCTAAGAAGGCTACTGAAGGAACCATATCAATCGATGAGATGGCAGGAGGATCATTCACAGTATCAAATGGTGGTGTCTATGGAAGTCTTATAAGCACTCCTATCATCAACCCTCCTCAG TCTGCTATTCTTGGAATGCATTCAATTGTGCAACGTCCAATGGTTGTGGGAGGAAGCGTAGTTCCGAGGCCAATGATGTATGTCGCGCTGACTTACGATCATAGGCTAATTGATGGAAGAGAGGCTGTGTATTTCTTGCGCCGTATTAAGGATGTTGTGGAAGATCCTCAGAGGCTTCTTCTCGACATATGA
- the RAN4 gene encoding ras-related nuclear protein 4 (ras-related nuclear protein 4 (RAN4); FUNCTIONS IN: GTP binding, GTPase activity; INVOLVED IN: intracellular protein transport, signal transduction, nucleocytoplasmic transport; EXPRESSED IN: 6 plant structures; EXPRESSED DURING: LP.10 ten leaves visible, petal differentiation and expansion stage, E expanded cotyledon stage, D bilateral stage; CONTAINS InterPro DOMAIN/s: Ran GTPase (InterPro:IPR002041), Small GTP-binding protein (InterPro:IPR005225), Ras (InterPro:IPR013753); BEST Arabidopsis thaliana protein match is: RAN GTPase 3 (TAIR:AT5G55190.1); Has 1807 Blast hits to 1807 proteins in 277 species: Archae - 0; Bacteria - 0; Metazoa - 736; Fungi - 347; Plants - 385; Viruses - 0; Other Eukaryotes - 339 (source: NCBI BLink).), which produces MALPNQQNVDLPTFKLLIVGDGGTGKTTFLKRHLTGEFEHNTEPTLGVDIYPLDFFTNRGKIRFECWDTAGQEKYSGLKDAYYIHGQCAIIMFDVTARHTYMNIDRWYRDLRRVCKNIPIVLCGNKVDVPSRQIKPKHVSYHRKKCLQYYEMSAKNNCNFEKPFLYLARRIAGDAKLSFVESPEAQIDNLDVESLQLLTVEAGTQPLLMTRISFEFNTLSIE; this is translated from the exons ATG GCTTTACCTAACCAACAAAACGTCGATTTACCAACCTTCAAACTTCTCATTGTTGGTGATGGAGGCACTGGAAAAACCACCTTTCTCAAGAGACATCTGACTGGGGAATTTGAGCATAATACTGAAC CTACTCTTGGTGTGGATATTTATCCTTTAGATTTCTTCACTAACCGCGGCAAGATCCGTTTCGAATGCTGGGATACTGCTGGACAAGAGAAATATAGTGGTCTCAAGGATGCATACTA CATCCATGGTCAATGTGCGATAATTATGTTTGATGTCACAGCACGGCACACATACATGAACATTGATAGATGGTACCGTGATCTCCGCAG GGTGTGCAAGAACATTCCGATTGTTCTGTGTGGTAACAAAGTTGATGTGCCGAGTAGACAAATCAAGCCGAAGCACGTATCGTACCACAGGAAGAAGTGTCTGCAGTACTATGAGATGTCTGCGAAGAACAATTGCAATTTTGAGAAACCCTTTTTGTATCTTGCTAGAAGAATTGCTGGAGACGCAAAACTTTCCTTTGTGGAGTCACCAGAAGCTCAAATTGATAACCTTGATGTTGAGTCTCTGCAATTATTAA CTGTAGAGGCGGGAACTCAGCCACTCCTAATGACGAGGATATCATTTGAATTTAATACCTTATCGATTGAGTAa